In one window of Juglans regia cultivar Chandler chromosome 3, Walnut 2.0, whole genome shotgun sequence DNA:
- the LOC108989336 gene encoding uncharacterized protein LOC108989336, with amino-acid sequence MSFLTLFLLLLLPLTAISSIHDLLQSQGLPAGLFPESVKTYSLDQSGRLEVHLDQPCLAKFETRVYFDSVVKANLSFGGLKGLEGLSQEELFLWLPVKDIIVNDPSSGLILFDIGVAHKQLSLSLFEDPPVCKSQGMVLKKDGRNKNKMGFQVQR; translated from the exons ATGTCTTTCCTCACTCTCTTTCTTCTCCTCCTACTCCCTCTCACGGCAATCTCTTCCATCCACGATCTCCTCCAGAGCCAAGGCCTCCCGGCGGGGCTCTTCCCAGAAAGCGTGAAAACATACAGTCTTGACCAATCGGGTCGGCTTGAGGTGCATCTGGACCAGCCATGCTTGGCCAAGTTTGAGACCCGAGTGTACTTTGACAGCGTTGTCAAGGCTAACCTCAGTTTTGGTGGGCTTAAAGGGTTGGAGGGTCTGTCCCAGGAAGAACTCTTTCTATGGCTGCCGGTGAAGGATATCATAGTGAACGATCCCTCTTCAGGGCTCATTTTGTTTGATATTGGTGTTGCTCATaaacagctctctctctctctctttgaagaCCCTCCAGTGTGTAAATCTCAAG GCATGGTATTGAAGAAGGATggaagaaacaagaacaagatgGGTTTTCAAGTTCAGAGATGA
- the LOC108989344 gene encoding (3S,6E)-nerolidol synthase 1-like, producing MALSTSNTKPFSLTSLSSSNRQYWSIAQDPTLASSSLQNADNYRNKDDNTSCFGVQHANKYLEVCRNVLRNVVAEEEEDPFEGLSMIDTVQRLNIDYHFQEEIEAILRRQYVRYITHGEYGHHDELHVVALHFRLLRQQGYYVAPDVFNKFKDEEGKFNKELSGDIEGLMALYEASQLNMEGEDVLDEAGNFCEQLLNAWEKDRDNINHARVVGNTLGHPYHKSLASFMAKEFFDNSQGSSGWLNDFLQLAKMDFNITQSMHQMEIAQISKWWGDLGLANELKFARNQPLKWYICSMVCLVDPDLSEERVELTKPISLIYIIDDIFDVHGTLEELTLFTEAINKWDFGALDQLPEYMKICFKALYDITEEISQKIYQKHGSNPLDSLRKTWASLCNAFLVEAQWFALGQSPKSKDYLENAIVSSGVHVVLVHTFFLLGQRITEETEDLVENMPGIISSPATILRLWDDLGSAMDESQDGRDGSYIEYYMKEHQDCSIKEAREKVVNMISDAWKRLNKDCLSPNLFPATFTKASLNIARMVPLLYNYDDNHGLPSLEEHVKSVLYESASL from the exons ATGGCATTGTCTACTAGCAACACGAAACCCTTTAGCCTGACCTCTTTATCCAGTTCCAACAGGCAGTACTGGAGCATTGCCCAAGATCCCACATTGGCTTCTTCCTCCTTGCAAAATGCAGACAACTATAGAAATAAAGATGATAACACA AGTTGTTTTGGTGTCCAGCATGCAAACAAATATTTGGAAGTATGCAGGAACGTTCTGAGGAATGTCGTagcagaagaagaggaagatccCTTTGAAGGTTTAAGCATGATTGATACAGTACAACGCCTGAACATTGATTACCACTTCCAGGAAGAAATTGAAGCAATTTTACGGAGGCAATATGTAAGATACATTACTCATGGCGAGTACGGTCATCATGATGAGCTTCACGTGGTTGCACTGCACTTTCGACTTTTGAGACAGCAAGGTTACTATGTGGCTCCCG ATGTATTTAACAAATTCAAGGACGAGGAGGGGAAGTTTAACAAAGAACTGAGCGGAGACATTGAAGGACTGATGGCTTTATATGAAGCTTCACAGCTGAATATGGAGGGTGAAGATGTACTTGACGAAGCTGGAAACTTTTGTGAGCAGCTTCTGAATGCATGGGAGAAAGATCGTGATAACATCAATCATGCCAGAGTTGTTGGAAATACGTTGGGCCATCCTTATCACAAAAGCTTGGCAAGTTTCATGGCCAAAGAGTTTTTTGATAATTCCCAAGGCTCAAGTGGATGGTTGAATGATTTTCTACAACTAGCAAAAATGGATTTCAATATCACCCAATCTATGCACCAAATGGAAATTGCTCAAATTTCGAA ATGGTGGGGAGATCTTGGTTTGGCTAATGAGCTAAAGTTTGCAAGGAACCAACCTTTAAAATGGTACATTTGTTCCATGGTCTGTCTCGTAGATCCAGACTTGTCGGAGGAAAGGGTTGAGCTCACAAAACCCATTTCTCTTATCTACATCATAGACGACATTTTTGATGTGCATGGGACGCTTGAGGAGCTCACTCTTTTTACAGAAGCCATCAACAA ATGGGATTTTGGTGCCCTCGATCAGTTACCCGAATACATGAAGATATGTTTCAAGGCTCTCTATGATATCACCGAGGAAATTAGCCAAAAGATATATCAAAAGCATGGCTCGAACCCACTGGACTCTTTAAGAAAAACG TGGGCGAGTTTGTGCAATGCTTTTCTAGTTGAGGCGCAATGGTTTGCTTTAGGGCAATCACCAAAGTCAAAAGACTATTTGGAGAATGCAATCGTAAGCTCAGGAGTGCACGTGGTACTAGTTcacactttctttcttttgggtcAACGAATAACTGAGGAAACTGAAGATCTTGTTGAGAACATGCCAGGCATTATATCTTCTCCAGCCACGATTCTTCGGCTTTGGGATGACCTTGGAAGTGCCatg GATGAGAGTCAAGATGGCCGTGATGGATCATACATAGAGTACTACATGAAGGAACACCAAGATTGTTCAATCAAAGAGGCACGGGAGAAGGTTGTGAATATGATTTCAGATGCATGGAAACGCCTAAACAAAGACTGCCTCTCTCCAAATCTATTTCCGGCAACATTCACTAAGGCATCTCTTAATATTGCAAGAATGGTTCCGTTGCTGTATAATTATGATGACAATCATGGCCTTCCAAGCCTGGAGGAGCATGTGAAATCGGTGCTTTATGAAAGTGCGTCTCTGTAG
- the LOC108989343 gene encoding transcription factor DYT1-like, with the protein MEHLDTALDESCIIEEGSTSTGRMGRRSYDDTKEHKSKNLHAERRRRQKLSDRLLKLRALVPRITNMNKATIIEDAITYIQELQKNVKILQEQLCELEVEASSEVGEINPASKVKVEAAEEMKKSGIQVEVEVTQIDRDKLWVKVIFEKKRGGFTTLMEAMSAFGFEFINTNVTTSKGAMLVSSCVKGIYGEKLAVQQTRELLLQIINGVDQSNSEYC; encoded by the exons ATGGAACATTTAGACACTGCCTTGGATGAATCCTGCATAATAGAAGAAGGTAGCACTAGTACTGGAAGGATGGGCCGAAGGAGCTATGATGACACGAAAGAGCACAAGTCTAAGAACCTACATGctgagaggaggaggagacagAAGCTCAGTGATAGGCTCCTGAAACTAAGAGCATTAGTCCCTCGGATTACAAAT ATGAATAAAGCAACTATTATTGAGGATGCAATTACATACATTCAGGAACTTCAGAAGAATGTAAAGATTCTTCAGGAACAACTTTGCGAACTCGAAGTCGAAGCTTCATCTGAAGTGGGAGAAATTAATCCAGCAAGCAAAGTAAAAGTTGAAGCCGcagaagagatgaagaaaagTGGGATTCAG GTAGAGGTTGAGGTGACCCAAATCGATAGGGACAAACTTTGGGTAAAGGTCATCTTCGAGAAGAAAAGGGGTGGGTTCACTACACTTATGGAGGCCATGAGTGCTTTTGGCTTTGAATTCATCAACACAAATGTGACTACCTCCAAAGGAGCAATGCTAGTTTCATCTTGTGTTAAG GGAATTTATGGCGAAAAGCTTGCAGTTCAGCAAACCAGGGAATTGCTATTACAGATCATTAATGGTGTAGATCAGAGCAACTCGGAGTATTGCTGA